Sequence from the Clostridium botulinum genome:
ATTTTTATGCTTTCCTCGTTGCATTTCAACATTATAAATGGTGTTATTTTCATCTTTAACATAAACATCAAGTCTGATACCTTTGCTTTCAAGCAATAAATCTATAGTTTTTTGCTCTTCAATAATTTCAACTTTTTCTATATCCACTTCTAAAATTTTTTCCAATAATTCTTTACAGATGTCTTTATCACTCATTACTTTTGCAAATAAAAAGTCATCTTCAAGATTTAATTCTTTTAAAGTTTTATTCATTAATATTAACCTTACCTTATTTTTATCTTTAGTGTTGATTATTAACAACATTATATCTAATTAAACTTTTGATTTCAATATAGTGTAATTTTATTATTTATTAAGTTTACTTTTAGATTTTGCTATACAAAACATAACGATAGCACTTATAACATCCAAACAAAAAAGAAAATGTAAAATACAGTTTACTACAGCTGTTAATTTAGTGATTTTCTTTTCTCTACAGGCTTGAACTATTCCGTTAACACCATACATAGAAGATGGAAGTAACATAATAAAATCAAAAATAGCCAAAAAGATTGCTATAACTACTCCAAATCCCAATGGCCAAATCATCATAATACTTCCAAACATAAAAACTACAATATAAATTGGTATATTACATAATTTAAGAAGCATGTCCCAAAATAATAATGTAGTACTGCTCTCTCCATGCTTTGCTAGTATAAATGGATAAATCATGTTAGATATAAAAAATATAATTGAAATGACTATAAAAATTAAATCAAGATTTGCTAAAACCCCTTTATGATTTCCCTTAAAAGTGATCAATATAAGTAAATAAGTCCATATTATCAGCATAATTGGTAAAATACGTTTTTTCATTAATTGCTCCTTTTAGTTGTTCATTCTTGCATTAAAAATTCTTGCATAATGTTTTTATTGTATCATTTATTGAATTTTCTACATATTTTAGAAATCATAATAATTCTTCACTTAGATCATTATAACTTTAAAATTTATTCATATATAATTATCTATAAAGATATTAATTATTTTATAGTTAACATATTTATTTAAATAATTGAATCTTAATTTAAAGATTTAAAATAGACTTTCACGTTTATAATCTGTATATTCTGAATTAAGTTTTTCAAACAACTCTTTTACATTTAATTTTTTATCAATAATTGCCTTTAATTCTGCATCTGTTGCTCCAATAAGTTCTACAAACTGTACCTTTCCATTTGGTGTTTTAATCTCTCCAAGTTTATCTAATTGTGTGATAAATCCTGTAATTAGCGACTCTCCATTAGGATCCATACCAGTAGTTTGTCCTGTATATATGTATTCATTTGGCTGAAAAATTTCACCTTCATTATAAGTCATTCTAGCTATTGCTTGTAATATTCCACACATACCCCTAATTCCAGCTTCCTCATCTTCAAGCCCATCTTTTTTTA
This genomic interval carries:
- a CDS encoding suppressor of fused domain protein yields the protein MTLFDKFKKEMENKNANDDVVMDGWKAIEDAALIMYPGQTDPKHYGTLISWNLGGNDPLDGISIYDGGEYYHFITYGLSELYEKEFENKEYSGYGFELTVKLKKDGLEDEEAGIRGMCGILQAIARMTYNEGEIFQPNEYIYTGQTTGMDPNGESLITGFITQLDKLGEIKTPNGKVQFVELIGATDAELKAIIDKKLNVKELFEKLNSEYTDYKRESLF